From a single Nostoc edaphicum CCNP1411 genomic region:
- a CDS encoding single-stranded-DNA-specific exonuclease RecJ: MPEQQQWTISASEQPPEWFIQAVKQYTPASSGLYAAQLLWQRGIKDNQQLTAFINHKAYQPKSPFEFGQEMQLAIARLQQARNTKEIIAIWGDFDADGITATSVLWDGLGQFFAQNTQLTYYIPNRLKESHGLNEQGIDNLAKQGCKLIVTCDTGSTNLEEIIYAKQLGIDVIVTDHHTLPAERPPVAAIINPRYLPREHQLFNLSGVAVAYKLVEALYQTLPNVAKYPLEDLLDLVAVGLIADLVQLSGDCRYLAQMGIQRLQEDFKQPPAERRRPGVGRLLELCQKNGDRPTDISFGLGPRINAVSRIQGDASFCVELLTSRDAKRCNELAEVTELANTRRKSLQKDVQAQVAQKLTQLDLSTTSVIVLEDAQWPAGVLGLVAGQVAQETGRPTILLSTEGAGEQGSRGAEGEITSLSSNSELSTQHGLNAPLPLTALLLARGSARSVNSVDLYQLVKDQAHLLHRFGGHPFAAGLSLLVENIPLFTAAINQQLRQTLGSTTLTPTVQADLTVTVADLGKELFLELKLLEPCGMGNPVPKLLIQNCWFENSWHRNQQDWQGKKVQYIKTEFDIRDDSSRSAFPGIWWGHYKDELPIGRCDCIAELDYNTFKKRYEIRLIAVRSSVNSALNAPLSLTPFILDLRNQEHSARAKRPATANSTQHKLNAPLPQTALIIEDCPTNWDDLRMWLRRCLMTSRSGSGVDNQQQLVIAWSKPKHQPPNQIWLTLVGIAKYLSRTNQLVTRVQLLEKIGISDQTLLVGIKALKYLGFTVTRQDRSLQITWHPSDSAENLADAAVARFLAAVREEQFQQQYFAEVPLSTIIAIASYDN; this comes from the coding sequence ATGCCAGAACAACAGCAGTGGACTATATCTGCAAGTGAACAACCACCAGAGTGGTTTATCCAAGCGGTGAAACAGTATACACCTGCATCAAGTGGACTGTATGCAGCGCAATTGTTGTGGCAAAGAGGAATTAAAGATAATCAACAATTAACAGCTTTTATCAACCATAAAGCTTATCAACCAAAGAGTCCCTTTGAGTTTGGGCAAGAAATGCAGCTGGCGATCGCACGGTTGCAACAAGCACGCAATACTAAAGAAATAATTGCCATCTGGGGAGACTTCGATGCCGATGGCATTACCGCCACATCTGTACTTTGGGACGGATTGGGGCAGTTTTTCGCTCAAAATACTCAGTTAACTTACTACATTCCCAATCGCCTGAAAGAATCCCACGGACTTAATGAACAAGGGATTGATAACTTAGCAAAACAAGGTTGTAAATTAATAGTTACTTGCGACACAGGTAGTACAAACCTTGAGGAAATTATCTATGCTAAACAGTTAGGCATAGATGTAATAGTTACAGACCATCACACCTTACCCGCCGAACGCCCACCCGTCGCAGCAATTATCAATCCCCGTTATTTACCAAGGGAACATCAGTTATTTAATCTTTCTGGGGTGGCGGTAGCTTATAAGTTGGTGGAAGCACTCTATCAAACCCTACCTAATGTTGCAAAATATCCGTTAGAGGATTTATTAGATTTAGTTGCAGTTGGATTAATTGCCGACTTAGTGCAGTTAAGTGGAGATTGTCGCTACTTGGCACAGATGGGAATTCAACGACTGCAAGAAGATTTTAAACAACCACCAGCAGAGCGGCGGCGTCCAGGGGTAGGGCGATTATTAGAATTGTGCCAGAAAAATGGCGATCGCCCCACAGATATTTCCTTTGGTTTGGGGCCAAGAATTAACGCCGTTAGCCGCATTCAAGGTGATGCTAGTTTCTGCGTTGAATTATTAACTAGCCGCGATGCCAAACGTTGTAACGAACTAGCCGAAGTTACAGAACTCGCCAACACCCGCCGCAAATCTTTACAAAAAGATGTGCAAGCACAAGTGGCGCAAAAACTCACCCAATTAGACTTATCAACCACCAGCGTCATAGTCTTAGAAGATGCCCAATGGCCTGCGGGTGTATTGGGTTTAGTCGCCGGACAGGTAGCACAAGAAACAGGACGCCCAACGATTTTGTTAAGTACGGAAGGAGCAGGGGAGCAGGGGAGCAGGGGAGCAGAGGGAGAAATTACTTCTTTATCTTCTAACTCAGAACTCAGCACTCAGCACGGGCTAAACGCCCCGCTACCGCTAACAGCACTGTTATTAGCTCGTGGTTCTGCCCGTTCGGTAAATTCTGTCGATTTATACCAACTGGTGAAAGACCAAGCACATTTGTTACATCGCTTTGGGGGACATCCTTTTGCAGCTGGTTTAAGTTTGTTGGTGGAAAATATTCCTTTATTTACAGCGGCGATTAATCAACAGTTGCGCCAAACGTTAGGTAGCACAACCCTAACACCAACCGTGCAAGCAGACTTGACGGTGACAGTCGCAGACTTGGGGAAAGAGTTATTTTTGGAACTGAAACTGCTAGAACCTTGTGGAATGGGTAATCCTGTTCCGAAATTGCTAATTCAAAACTGTTGGTTTGAAAATTCTTGGCATCGCAATCAGCAGGATTGGCAAGGAAAAAAAGTACAGTACATTAAAACTGAGTTTGACATTCGGGATGATTCCAGCAGAAGTGCTTTTCCTGGTATATGGTGGGGACACTACAAAGATGAATTGCCCATAGGAAGGTGTGATTGCATAGCAGAATTAGACTACAACACCTTCAAAAAACGTTATGAAATCAGATTAATTGCTGTGCGTTCTTCTGTTAACTCAGCACTCAACGCCCCACTATCGCTAACACCCTTCATCCTAGACTTACGGAATCAGGAACACTCAGCACGGGCTAAACGCCCCGCTACCGCTAACAGCACTCAGCACAAGCTCAACGCCCCGCTACCGCAAACAGCACTGATTATTGAAGATTGTCCCACTAATTGGGATGATTTACGTATGTGGTTGCGGCGATGTTTAATGACAAGCCGCTCTGGATCTGGGGTTGACAATCAGCAACAATTAGTGATCGCTTGGTCTAAACCCAAGCACCAACCACCCAATCAAATTTGGCTAACTCTTGTAGGAATTGCCAAATATCTCAGTCGCACAAATCAACTAGTTACCCGCGTACAACTTTTAGAGAAAATCGGCATCAGCGACCAAACCTTACTTGTCGGAATCAAAGCTTTAAAATATTTAGGGTTTACAGTCACACGACAAGACCGTTCTTTGCAAATCACCTGGCATCCAAGCGATAGTGCCGAAAACCTTGCCGACGCAGCCGTTGCACGATTTTTAGCTGCTGTCCGAGAAGAACAATTTCAGCAACAGTATTTTGCTGAAGTGCCTTTATCTACTATTATTGCGATCGCCAGCTACGACAATTAA
- a CDS encoding DM13 domain-containing protein, whose protein sequence is MKFRILLILSFSSIVMVSCTPEVSSNQSKKSAIAVNTSVLTSSTPAKSLAPLAQSQRSTATKSGTFVSGEHPTQGKVNITTKDGKSFLELEQSFKTSESGPDLVVILHRSDNVIGSTKPPAYSLKNGDHIIIAPLKKYSGAQTYSIPNNINLADYKSAAIWCRKFNATFGAANLSS, encoded by the coding sequence ATGAAATTCAGAATTTTATTAATCCTAAGTTTTTCTTCTATTGTCATGGTTAGCTGTACTCCAGAAGTATCAAGTAATCAATCTAAGAAAAGTGCGATCGCTGTGAATACATCTGTTCTTACATCTTCAACTCCGGCGAAGTCTTTAGCCCCTTTAGCACAATCTCAAAGGTCAACTGCTACCAAGTCAGGCACTTTTGTTTCTGGAGAACATCCAACGCAGGGAAAAGTCAATATTACAACCAAAGACGGTAAATCATTTCTAGAGCTTGAACAGTCATTTAAAACCTCTGAATCAGGCCCGGATTTAGTAGTAATTTTGCATCGTTCAGATAATGTGATTGGTTCAACTAAGCCACCAGCTTATTCTTTAAAAAATGGAGATCATATCATTATTGCTCCATTAAAAAAATATAGTGGTGCTCAAACATATTCTATTCCTAATAATATCAATTTAGCAGATTACAAATCTGCCGCTATCTGGTGTCGCAAGTTTAATGCTACTTTTGGCGCTGCTAATTTGAGTAGTTGA
- a CDS encoding GAF domain-containing sensor histidine kinase: MSKTSDNEMLLHNQNWQRERQIIARLSSLNYRTGELSSYLHNIACGVSELIGVDWTVVTFCQEGFETVLASSLEMGEGEHVYSLHGLLTGTVIKIGHSLAVEDAQKYPEYGQAPEGYCAYLGIPLRTAENEVIGTICSFNHQPRDFTKEDIQIVELFAERAATAIDNYHLYQQQCQFNHILEAEVEKRTAELQAAQAKLLEQERLAAIGEFAAIIVHEIRNPLTTMLMGLKYFRKTILTESAQERLTLALSEASRLERLLSEILLYAKPQVLQLCELDVNEFIHDLLVCIREMPEALERQIEFIPASPTVKILGDKDKLKQVFINIVRNACEAIAPGDIVKWKVDLHIDKVYINIHNGGEPIPSEVITKLSQPFFSTKPCGTGLGLAITKRIVNAHSGKLLISSDLLTGTTVSVQLSVVL; the protein is encoded by the coding sequence ATGAGCAAAACCAGTGATAACGAAATGTTGTTGCACAACCAAAATTGGCAGCGTGAGCGGCAAATCATAGCACGTTTATCTTCTTTGAACTATCGAACTGGTGAACTCAGTAGCTATTTGCACAATATTGCTTGCGGAGTCAGCGAACTCATTGGAGTTGATTGGACAGTTGTTACCTTTTGCCAAGAGGGCTTTGAAACTGTTTTAGCCAGTAGTCTCGAAATGGGTGAAGGCGAACATGTTTATTCACTACATGGTTTACTCACTGGCACTGTGATCAAAATTGGTCACTCATTAGCAGTGGAAGATGCTCAAAAATACCCAGAGTATGGACAGGCTCCAGAAGGTTATTGTGCATATTTGGGGATACCATTGCGGACTGCTGAAAATGAAGTGATTGGTACTATCTGTTCTTTTAATCATCAACCACGTGATTTTACAAAAGAAGACATCCAAATAGTGGAATTGTTTGCTGAACGAGCTGCAACAGCAATTGACAACTATCATCTCTATCAACAACAGTGCCAATTTAATCATATTCTAGAGGCTGAGGTAGAAAAACGCACCGCAGAATTACAAGCAGCCCAAGCCAAACTTTTAGAACAAGAACGACTAGCAGCAATTGGTGAATTTGCTGCCATTATTGTGCATGAAATTCGTAATCCTTTGACTACAATGCTCATGGGATTGAAGTATTTCCGAAAAACCATTCTGACTGAATCTGCTCAAGAACGATTAACTTTGGCACTGAGCGAAGCTAGTCGTTTAGAACGTCTATTAAGTGAAATTTTGCTCTACGCCAAGCCTCAAGTGTTACAACTTTGTGAATTAGATGTGAATGAATTCATTCATGACTTGCTTGTATGCATTCGTGAAATGCCAGAAGCTCTGGAACGACAAATTGAATTTATTCCGGCATCACCTACAGTAAAAATTTTGGGAGATAAAGACAAACTTAAACAAGTATTTATCAATATTGTCCGTAATGCTTGCGAAGCGATCGCACCAGGAGATATCGTTAAATGGAAAGTGGATTTGCATATAGATAAAGTTTACATTAATATCCACAATGGCGGTGAGCCAATTCCATCAGAAGTTATCACTAAACTTTCTCAACCATTCTTCTCTACAAAACCTTGTGGCACTGGGCTAGGACTTGCTATTACCAAACGCATCGTCAATGCTCATAGTGGGAAACTGTTAATCTCTTCTGACCTCTTAACAGGAACTACCGTGAGTGTCCAATTATCGGTAGTTTTGTGA
- a CDS encoding iron-siderophore ABC transporter substrate-binding protein: protein MAVLIIETIMRHFYYWLILGIFGFTLVTACNFHTSQNISSLPKQPTAECRMVKHTMGETCVPVNPQRVITLSSCTLGNVLALGVKPIGTTNEVYIQGNSLTSINGETEGIKLLGLSQPNLEATLRLKPDLIIGVDWFKPIYPLLSKIAPTVLGEIDYISWQKHLSFVAESLGKQDAEKALWDRYYQRIEKLKLALGTRYQGKKISFITVGREQIYIDSKNSFPGSIISDALLQRPASQNMDSTYGAFPISLEELKKADGDILFVTTFSRNGNKFLAKKQQEPLWKKLKAVQENHVYYVDFMAWAATNMLGTDAVIDDLFKYLVNAH from the coding sequence TTGGCAGTTTTAATAATTGAGACAATCATGCGACATTTTTATTACTGGCTAATATTAGGCATCTTCGGATTTACTCTAGTTACAGCTTGCAATTTCCACACATCTCAAAATATATCCTCTTTACCTAAACAACCAACCGCAGAATGTCGCATGGTTAAACACACAATGGGGGAAACCTGTGTTCCCGTTAACCCCCAGCGTGTTATTACCTTATCCTCATGTACTTTAGGCAATGTCCTTGCACTTGGGGTTAAACCCATCGGGACAACTAACGAAGTTTACATACAGGGAAACTCTCTGACATCCATTAATGGTGAAACGGAGGGAATAAAATTACTTGGACTTTCACAACCAAATTTAGAAGCAACGTTACGACTCAAACCAGATTTAATTATTGGTGTAGATTGGTTCAAGCCAATTTATCCTTTACTATCTAAAATTGCTCCTACAGTATTAGGTGAGATTGATTACATAAGCTGGCAAAAACATCTGAGTTTTGTAGCTGAATCCTTGGGGAAGCAAGATGCTGAAAAAGCACTTTGGGATCGCTACTATCAGCGAATAGAAAAGCTAAAACTAGCATTAGGAACTCGCTATCAAGGCAAAAAAATATCCTTTATAACTGTTGGGCGTGAGCAGATATACATTGATTCCAAAAACTCATTTCCTGGCTCCATTATCAGTGATGCGCTTTTGCAGCGTCCAGCCTCACAAAATATGGATTCAACCTATGGAGCTTTTCCTATTTCCTTAGAGGAATTAAAAAAAGCTGATGGTGATATTTTATTTGTGACAACTTTTTCAAGAAATGGCAATAAATTTCTGGCAAAAAAACAACAAGAACCACTTTGGAAAAAACTTAAAGCTGTTCAAGAGAATCACGTTTATTATGTTGATTTTATGGCATGGGCTGCAACAAATATGCTGGGAACTGATGCAGTTATTGATGACTTATTTAAATACCTCGTCAACGCTCACTAA
- a CDS encoding DUF1636 family protein, with the protein MTKHTLFVCKACHRSSEKRPENPPFDGNTLLDKLNTLCSEQFHPDELEIQPVGCLWACSQGCVVSVSSHEKPTYLFVNLSPEESSAALIEFMQLYIKSRKGGVVWEKFPELLQSKIFAQIPPVKS; encoded by the coding sequence ATGACTAAACACACGCTATTCGTCTGCAAAGCCTGCCACCGTTCATCTGAAAAACGACCAGAAAATCCACCTTTCGATGGCAATACTTTACTTGACAAACTAAATACTTTATGTAGTGAACAATTCCATCCTGACGAACTAGAAATTCAGCCTGTTGGGTGTCTTTGGGCTTGCAGTCAAGGCTGTGTTGTATCTGTATCTAGCCACGAGAAACCCACCTATCTATTTGTCAATCTTTCCCCAGAAGAAAGTTCAGCAGCATTAATAGAATTTATGCAACTGTATATCAAGAGTCGTAAAGGCGGTGTAGTTTGGGAAAAATTTCCCGAACTTTTGCAGTCTAAGATTTTCGCGCAAATTCCGCCTGTAAAATCATAG